In Ignavibacteriales bacterium, a single genomic region encodes these proteins:
- a CDS encoding alpha/beta hydrolase: MNFTHFGVLALVFCVAFSRSSAQQPINLWPLLADKADKDNPTLTLYLPDSEKPNGAAIIICPGGAYRGLAKHEGEDYARFLASHGITSFVLKYRHGGGGYKYPDITADAARAIRMVRSQARAWKVDPKKIGIMGSSAGGHLASTMMTHFDDGDRSSPDSIERVSSRPDFGILCYPVISMGPISHKISREQFLGLTPSAALVKLYSNELQVTAATPPCFLWHTYEDSAVSVKNTLEFAKALEENKVPFDLHVYEHGRHGLGLGDKSPFANTLPWTKDLIVWLRVRGLIN, encoded by the coding sequence GTGAACTTCACGCACTTCGGAGTGCTCGCCCTCGTGTTTTGCGTCGCGTTTTCACGCAGCTCGGCTCAACAACCGATCAACCTTTGGCCGCTGCTGGCAGACAAAGCTGACAAGGACAACCCGACGCTGACACTGTATCTCCCGGATTCGGAAAAACCAAACGGTGCTGCAATCATTATCTGTCCGGGAGGAGCGTACAGAGGCCTTGCAAAGCATGAAGGAGAAGACTATGCGCGGTTCCTGGCCTCGCACGGGATCACGTCGTTTGTCCTGAAGTACCGTCATGGCGGAGGCGGCTACAAATATCCCGATATCACTGCAGATGCCGCACGGGCAATCCGGATGGTCCGTTCCCAGGCGCGTGCATGGAAAGTCGATCCAAAGAAGATCGGTATCATGGGGTCTTCTGCAGGCGGACATCTCGCATCAACGATGATGACACATTTCGACGATGGAGACCGATCTTCCCCGGATTCCATTGAGCGCGTCAGTTCGCGTCCCGATTTCGGAATTCTTTGTTATCCGGTCATCTCGATGGGGCCGATCAGCCACAAGATTTCGCGTGAGCAGTTTCTCGGACTCACTCCGTCAGCAGCACTGGTGAAGCTGTATTCAAATGAACTCCAGGTTACGGCGGCGACTCCCCCATGCTTTCTGTGGCATACATACGAAGACAGTGCCGTCAGCGTGAAGAACACCCTTGAGTTCGCGAAGGCGCTGGAGGAGAACAAGGTCCCCTTCGATCTTCATGTCTACGAACATGGAAGGCACGGTCTCGGACTGGGTGACAAGTCTCCCTTTGCCAATACGCTTCCGTGGACGAAAGATCTGATTGTGTGGCTCAGAGTACGCGGTTTGATCAACTGA
- a CDS encoding pectinesterase family protein has translation MRRVTKLFIVLLYGIAIATAGERAQIIVAADGSGMFRTIQDALNSIPKNNSIPVIVLIKKGTYHEKVFIERSFVTLVGEDRDSTRIVYAELRENWTKAHNGSDWGSGVVNIDSLATDIVLANMTIYNNYGSLYHTAAHQFAIRGNGTRVMILYCNVIADGNDTVSLWNRANGLYYHANCYFEGHVDYVCPRGWCYITDSKFFGHNLSASIWHDGRFDKDQKFVIRYSSFDGVPNFPLGRHHRDAQIYLLDCIFSRSMADKPIYLPVSPNADVWKWGARHYFYNCHREGGDYDWFADNLTEAEGSPKADQISARWTFAGKWDPEGTMPSVLPCVSQPEPRNASYSVPTTQVEISWVPSRNSGASLAYFSKETNPERVAIQSERSFKVGALEPNTRYYWRIDEIVGRDTVKGPLWHFTTR, from the coding sequence ATGAGACGCGTGACAAAGCTCTTCATTGTGCTTCTGTACGGAATCGCCATTGCAACTGCCGGTGAGCGCGCGCAGATTATCGTTGCTGCTGATGGAAGCGGGATGTTCCGGACGATCCAGGATGCGCTGAACTCGATTCCGAAAAACAACTCGATCCCGGTGATTGTGTTAATCAAGAAGGGGACGTATCACGAGAAAGTGTTCATCGAGAGAAGCTTCGTCACGCTTGTCGGTGAAGATCGTGACAGCACGCGGATCGTCTATGCGGAGCTTCGAGAAAACTGGACGAAGGCCCATAATGGCAGTGACTGGGGCTCCGGTGTTGTCAACATCGATTCACTCGCGACTGATATCGTCCTGGCCAACATGACGATCTACAACAACTATGGCTCTCTCTATCACACGGCCGCACATCAGTTTGCGATCAGGGGAAACGGGACTCGTGTGATGATCCTCTACTGCAATGTCATTGCTGACGGCAATGATACGGTGAGCTTGTGGAACCGCGCCAACGGACTGTACTATCACGCCAATTGCTACTTCGAAGGTCACGTCGATTATGTCTGTCCGAGAGGTTGGTGCTACATAACCGACAGCAAATTCTTCGGCCATAACCTTAGCGCAAGCATCTGGCATGACGGGAGGTTCGACAAGGACCAGAAATTTGTCATCCGGTATTCGAGCTTCGACGGAGTGCCGAACTTTCCTCTTGGAAGGCATCATCGGGATGCCCAGATCTATCTGCTTGATTGCATTTTTTCACGCTCCATGGCTGACAAGCCGATTTACCTCCCGGTCTCTCCGAATGCCGATGTCTGGAAATGGGGAGCGCGCCATTACTTCTACAATTGTCACCGTGAAGGGGGAGACTACGACTGGTTTGCGGACAACCTGACTGAAGCCGAGGGCTCACCGAAAGCAGATCAAATCTCGGCGCGCTGGACGTTTGCCGGCAAATGGGACCCGGAAGGGACAATGCCGTCGGTGCTCCCGTGTGTGTCGCAGCCAGAACCGCGCAACGCTTCCTATAGCGTTCCGACAACACAAGTAGAAATATCCTGGGTCCCTTCACGAAATTCAGGCGCCAGTCTTGCCTATTTCAGCAAAGAAACAAATCCAGAGAGAGTGGCCATACAATCGGAGCGGAGCTTCAAGGTCGGTGCCCTTGAGCCGAACACACGATACTACTGGCGCATTGATGAGATCGTGGGTCGGGATACGGTCAAAGGCCCTTTGTGGCACTTTACCACTCGTTAG
- a CDS encoding Gfo/Idh/MocA family oxidoreductase: MDSDNMLTRRKFVASTATAAAGAVILNQMPSITLSQPFAPKRRLAMVGTGHRGTGMWGTSVLKDYGDLVEFVGLCDINPGRAETAKKMLNASCPTFTNFEEMITKTKPETVIVTTVDGTHHTFIAKALEMGCDVITEKPMTTNEQKLKVILDAARKSQNKLIMAHNYRYPPTAGKIKELLMQERVGRITSVDFHWYLDVYHGADYFRRWHRLRESSGTLLNHKASHHFDLLNWWIDSDPEEVHAFGALEFYGKNHEFRHTHCRPCPHKDKCKFFFDLTKDKRLMQLYADNEKYDGYTRDGCVWKEDIDIFDKMAVQIRYANKVQVSYSLTTYSPYEGFRIAFNGTKGRMDFWMHEKQPWPMENFDEIHITDSFGKAEFLKLPRIEADHYGGDPLMKDKIFRNPAAPDTLQQAANVRDGAMAVLIGVAARNSIDFGKTIRIADLSDIVPQAKKPS, encoded by the coding sequence ATGGATTCCGACAACATGTTGACTCGGAGAAAATTTGTCGCATCAACGGCAACTGCCGCAGCAGGAGCTGTCATTCTGAATCAGATGCCCTCGATCACGTTGTCACAGCCGTTCGCGCCGAAACGACGGCTCGCCATGGTTGGTACGGGCCATCGCGGAACCGGGATGTGGGGAACAAGCGTCCTGAAAGACTATGGAGACCTTGTCGAGTTTGTAGGCCTGTGCGATATCAACCCGGGGCGTGCCGAGACAGCAAAGAAAATGCTCAACGCCTCCTGCCCCACATTCACGAACTTCGAGGAAATGATCACGAAGACCAAACCCGAGACGGTCATCGTGACGACGGTTGATGGGACGCACCACACGTTCATCGCGAAAGCTCTTGAAATGGGCTGTGATGTGATCACCGAGAAACCGATGACGACGAATGAGCAGAAGCTCAAGGTCATCCTCGACGCGGCGAGAAAATCGCAGAACAAACTGATCATGGCGCACAACTATCGGTACCCGCCCACGGCAGGAAAGATCAAAGAACTGCTCATGCAGGAACGGGTTGGACGCATTACATCGGTCGATTTTCACTGGTACCTGGACGTGTATCATGGGGCAGACTACTTCCGCCGCTGGCACCGCCTGCGGGAGAGTTCAGGAACGCTCCTGAATCACAAGGCATCACATCATTTCGATCTTCTAAACTGGTGGATCGATTCCGATCCGGAAGAAGTACACGCGTTCGGTGCACTTGAATTCTACGGGAAGAATCACGAGTTCCGCCACACGCATTGCCGTCCGTGTCCCCACAAGGACAAATGTAAGTTCTTTTTTGACCTCACGAAGGACAAACGGCTGATGCAACTCTATGCTGATAATGAGAAGTATGACGGTTACACCCGCGATGGATGCGTGTGGAAGGAGGACATTGACATTTTCGACAAAATGGCGGTACAAATCAGGTACGCAAACAAAGTCCAGGTGAGCTATTCCCTCACCACCTATTCGCCCTACGAAGGATTTCGTATCGCCTTCAACGGAACGAAAGGCCGGATGGATTTCTGGATGCACGAGAAACAGCCCTGGCCGATGGAGAATTTCGATGAGATACACATTACCGACAGTTTCGGCAAAGCGGAATTTCTCAAGCTCCCGCGCATCGAAGCGGATCACTACGGCGGCGACCCGCTGATGAAAGATAAAATATTCCGCAATCCTGCTGCTCCCGATACCTTGCAGCAGGCGGCGAACGTGCGGGATGGTGCCATGGCTGTTCTCATAGGTGTGGCGGCTCGCAATAGTATCGATTTCGGCAAGACGATCCGTATTGCTGATCTGTCGGACATCGTTCCTCAGGCAAAGAAACCAAGCTGA
- a CDS encoding right-handed parallel beta-helix repeat-containing protein: MSCLRLSGWAVLMVLVLHVSPAQTTVYVSPTGSDTNAGTIDQPFKSVSKGLTAVGASGVVILRGGVYLLGTSKLSLSKIAQAGSLIKLWAYPGETPILDCTGNTSDGISVSGSYYHLKGLEVRNAGHNGINISGNYNIIENCAIHDNKNTGLHLTGSAAPGPSNNLILNCDAYRNYDPPIGGNADGFSAKWTVGPGNVFRGCRAYLNSDDGWDLWMATGSVLIDSCFAFRNGVDVWYSGSFDGNGNGFKLGGNFISTPHTVKNCVSFDNAANTGRGFDENNNTAGQTLYNCTAFRNKGDNFHFKNIVDSGQTHIIKNCISLEGVVGISSGTQVANSWQGFTVSAADFKSIDTAFVTAPRNADGRLPASSFLRLAASSRMIDAGIDVGLPYTGSAPDLGAFEAGPLTRVGDEAMARPEFRLAQNYPNPFSAGGGSAYGGNRTTVISYQLSAVSVVRLRVYDALGREVAELVNDVLQPGAYTVRWDASSFSSGVYYCRLQAGAASSTSRMILTK; this comes from the coding sequence TTTGACCGCGGTCGGGGCGAGTGGTGTCGTCATCCTGCGCGGCGGTGTCTATCTGCTCGGCACGTCCAAGCTGAGCTTGAGCAAAATCGCTCAGGCAGGAAGTCTTATCAAACTGTGGGCGTATCCGGGCGAGACGCCGATTCTTGATTGCACCGGCAACACGTCAGACGGCATCAGCGTCAGCGGAAGCTACTATCACCTGAAGGGTCTTGAGGTGAGGAATGCCGGCCACAACGGCATCAACATCTCAGGAAACTACAACATCATCGAGAATTGCGCGATCCACGACAATAAGAATACGGGGCTCCACCTTACCGGCTCAGCGGCTCCGGGACCGTCGAACAACCTGATTCTCAATTGCGATGCATATCGCAATTACGATCCTCCAATCGGTGGCAACGCAGACGGATTCAGCGCAAAATGGACGGTGGGGCCGGGCAACGTGTTTCGGGGATGCAGAGCGTACTTGAACTCCGATGACGGCTGGGATCTCTGGATGGCCACCGGCTCCGTGCTTATCGACAGTTGTTTCGCATTTCGCAATGGCGTCGATGTCTGGTATTCCGGCAGTTTCGATGGCAATGGAAACGGTTTCAAGCTCGGGGGCAACTTCATTTCGACCCCGCACACCGTCAAGAACTGTGTCTCGTTCGACAATGCCGCCAACACCGGTCGCGGTTTCGATGAAAACAACAACACCGCCGGGCAAACTCTCTACAACTGCACGGCATTCCGGAACAAGGGGGACAATTTTCATTTCAAGAACATCGTCGATTCCGGACAGACACACATCATCAAGAACTGCATTTCACTGGAAGGAGTGGTCGGGATTTCCAGCGGTACGCAGGTAGCAAACAGCTGGCAGGGGTTTACCGTCTCGGCTGCAGACTTCAAGAGCATTGATACTGCATTTGTAACAGCACCGAGAAACGCTGATGGAAGACTGCCGGCATCGTCATTTCTCCGCCTTGCGGCGTCAAGCCGGATGATCGATGCGGGCATCGATGTCGGATTGCCTTACACTGGCAGCGCTCCCGATCTCGGCGCGTTCGAAGCGGGACCCCTGACGCGAGTTGGTGACGAGGCAATGGCAAGACCGGAGTTCAGGCTTGCTCAGAACTATCCCAATCCGTTCTCCGCCGGAGGCGGATCCGCCTATGGCGGAAATCGAACAACGGTTATCAGCTATCAGCTGTCAGCGGTCAGTGTTGTGAGACTCAGGGTGTATGACGCGCTCGGCAGAGAAGTTGCAGAACTTGTGAATGATGTGCTTCAACCCGGTGCGTACACGGTGCGATGGGATGCATCGTCGTTCTCAAGCGGAGTCTATTACTGTCGCCTTCAAGCGGGCGCAGCCTCAAGCACGAGCAGAATGATTTTAACGAAGTAG